The Narcine bancroftii isolate sNarBan1 chromosome 11, sNarBan1.hap1, whole genome shotgun sequence genome has a window encoding:
- the islr2 gene encoding immunoglobulin superfamily containing leucine-rich repeat protein 2, whose protein sequence is MAGRLVMLGAWCLAGFWSARACPELCVCQDKYSHQFADCAYKNFASVPDGLPLNVTTLSLSANKIESLLSNSFLRVPQVTSLWLAHNLISSVEVGTLASLSQLKNLDISHNQMVRFPWQDLHNLTALQLLKMNNNLLVGLPRDAFSTLRDLRSLRINSNGFRTFAEGTFDSLVSLSHLQIYNNPFSCRCQLEWLRDWISQALISIPERQDIQCSEPAELRGTAVGDFPPLNCTAPLVSLSFQGGHDKAGFFEGHSLTLHCSSTGNPLPQIKWKVQKANSQVNEAKATEGGRVLAAGKEDQERLAVLKNGTLLIPRLTQSDEGIYTCLATNPMGSNESSLEVVLSPTSKRDPSLAKGSSPGAGTLSKSEADASRRGPVWTLKPTAGDTPPRGPVPSAPDAQSCVRRPGSRYISNHAFNQSWEMKRHTFDFGVIALEVSESDAKVQLTPFQRSPSAKNPQRLYLCSGQGPSVVQWSMIENGVNSYRFQNLRPGSNYTLCFTDTGRVCQVQVVFTTRRKIPSLLIMVVVSCFLLGLATVPLLGATCCHLLYKYQGKTYKLIMKTQAPGKAEKEAAGSPFEAAAAAAASSSSLGGSAQVYEPSEAGGGSIEAEGVAESQVKANQDEYEMCSEYSDRLPLGAEAVNISQEINGNYRRPVR, encoded by the coding sequence ATGGCAGGCCGACTGGTGATGCTGGGGGCCTGGTGCCTGGCGGGTTTCTGGAGCGCCCGCGCCTGCCCGGAGCTCTGCGTGTGCCAGGATAAGTACTCTCACCAGTTCGCCGATTGCGCCTACAAGAATTTCGCCTCCGTTCCCGACGGCTTGCCTCTCAACGTGACGACCCTCAGCCTTTCGGCGAACAAGATCGAGTCGTTGTTGAGCAACTCCTTCCTGCGAGTGCCGCAGGTCACCTCGCTGTGGCTGGCCCACAACCTGATCTCCAGCGTGGAAGTGGGCACCTTGGCATCTTTGTCTCAGCTGAAAAACCTAGACATCAGCCACAACCAGATGGTGCGTTTCCCCTGGCAGGACCTGCACAACCTCACCGCCCTGCAGCTGCTAAAGATGAACAACAATCTTCTGGTGGGGCTGCCCAGAGACGCCTTCTCCACACTCCGGGACCTGCGTTCCCTGCGCATCAACAGCAATGGATTCCGCACCTTCGCGGAGGGCACCTTCGACTCGCTGGTCTCCCTGTCCCACCTCCAGATCTACAACAACCCCTTCTCCTGCCGCTGCCAGCTGGAGTGGCTGAGAGATTGGATCAGCCAGGCGCTCATCTCCATCCCGGAGAGGCAAGACATTCAGTGCTCGGAACCGGCTGAGCTGAGAGGGACGGCGGTGGGGGACTTCCCGCCGTTGAACTGCACGGCGCCTCTGGTCTCCTTGAGCTTCCAGGGCGGCCACGACAAGGCCGGGTTCTTCGAGGGCCACTCACTCACCCTCCACTGTAGCAGCACGGGCAACCCTCTCCCGCAGATCAAGTGGAAGGTGCAGAAGGCCAACAGCCAGGTCAACGAGGCGAAGGcgacggagggagggagggtgttgGCGGCCGGGAAGGAGGACCAGGAGCGGCTGGCGGTGCTCAAGAACGGGACCCTCCTTATCCCCCGCCTGACTCAATCGGACGAAGGCATCTACACCTGCCTGGCGACCAATCCGATGGGAAGCAACGAGTCTTCTTTGGAAGTGGTTCTCAGTCCTACTTCAAAGCGGGACCCCAGCCTCGCCAAGGGATCGTCGCCGGGTGCCGGCACCTTGAGCAAGTCGGAAGCCGACGCCAGCCGGCGAGGGCCGGTCTGGACCCTGAAGCCAACCGCGGGCGACACCCCGCCCCGAGGACCCGTCCCAAGCGCTCCGGACGCCCAGAGCTGCGTCAGGAGACCAGGGAGTCGCTACATCTCCAACCACGCTTTCAACCAGAGCTGGGAGATGAAGAGACACACCTTCGACTTCGGAGTTATCGCCCTGGAGGTGAGCGAGAGCGACGCCAAGGTGCAGCTGACCCCATTCCAGAGGTCGCCGAGCGCCAAGAACCCCCAGAGGCTGTACCTGTGTAGCGGACAGGGCCCGTCTGTGGTGCAATGGTCCATGATCGAGAACGGGGTGAATTCCTACCGCTTCCAGAACCTCCGGCCGGGTTCCAACTACACCCTGTGCTTTACGGACACGGGCCGAGTCTGTCAAGTGCAGGTGGTCTTCACGACCCGAAGGAAGATCCCAAGTCTGCTGATCATGGTTGTGGTCAGCTGTTTCCTCCTGGGTTTGGCCACAGTCCCATTGCTGGGAGCCACCTGCTGCCACCTGCTCTACAAGTATCAGGGCAAGACCTACAAGTTGATCATGAAGACACAGGCGCCGGGGAAAGCGGAGAAGGAGGCGGCGGGCAGCCCTTTCgaagccgccgccgccgccgccgcgtcCTCCTCCTCGCTGGGCGGCTCGGCGCAGGTCTACGAGCCCAGCGAGGCGGGCGGAGGGAGCATCGAAGCCGAGGGCGTCGCCGAGTCTCAAGTCAAGGCCAACCAAGACGAGTACGAGATGTGCTCGGAGTACAGCGACCGCCTGCCGCTCGGGGCCGAGGCCGTCAACATCAGCCAGGAAATCAATGGAAATTACAGGCGGCCCGTGCGCTGA